CTTGAACCACTGCGAATAAGTCCTTTTTTAGTCCAGTCTTCTCGTCATCTGTAGATAGCAATATCGCTAAGTTTAAGGATTTATTAAGTATATGAGGGAATGGGTGAGAAGGATCGATGGAAAGAGGAGTTAGGATCGGAGAGACATCATCCTTATAATACTGTCTGATATCTTCGATCTCATCAATATTCAATTCGTTAGGATCCAAGATAAGATGGATCCCGTTCTCTTTCATTTGCTTAAGAGTTCTGTTTAAAATATCATACTGTTCATGTACGAAAATCCGAACCTTGTCTGAAAGTTCAGTAAGGATATCGGATGCTCTCTGGCCGTTTAAGCTGTTCTCGTCGTTTCCTTCGGCTACAAGATTTCTTAGTCCGGCGACGCGGACCATATAGAACTCATCTAGGTTTGTCTCAGTAATACAAAGGAATTTCAATCTCTCTAAGAGAGGATTTTCTAGATCTTTGGCTTCTTCCAATACTCGTTTATTGAAATCTACCCAAGAAAGTTCTCTATCGAAGAATATATCCGGGTTCCCTATTTGGATCGGACCCTTGGATCCGTTCCCCCCGTTGGTTTGAGTCCCTGTTTCGGCGGACTTAGTCTTTTGAGCCACAGATTTATCCTTCTTTCTTCTTGGTTTAAAATTGCCGGGCCAAGAGTCAAGTCGGCTTTAAAAAGCACATTCTGTTCCATCGGCAGAAGGAAACGAGAGCCCGGAGGCGTTTCGTTTCCTTCTTCTTTCCATCAATTTAATATGGTTCCGGATTCCCTAGCGTCCGAAAGATACGGATTTCTCACCTTCTCTCCTTTTGCGATCCAAGTCTTATGAGTGCTTGGACAATAGAAGGCATGAAATTCGAATTTCGGAGCGATGTCCTTTAGAGTATAACATAACTCCGCAAATAAAAACTCCTGTTCTTCTCTGGATCTTGCTTTCTCTAAGAGCTCAGCAAAAGTAAGAGCCTTTGCATATAGGACTCTTGCTACTTGCACCTTATCTTTTGCATCTCGGATCAGATTCACGAGTCCCTTAGGATTCGTTCTCTTTTCGTCGCTGGAAAGAAGCTGTTCGTGAAACACTGTTAAGCGTTGGAAGAGTCGTAATTCTGAAGTTTCTATCGTAGTAGGTGCTGCTACGGAAACTACGGAGGCGGTGGCGATATAAGCGAATACGTTGCGCATAAAATTCTCCTAAATTAAAAAATATGAATATTCTTTAACGAGAATCTTAAATGAGCAGTCGAACCTTCTTGAGCGGGGAATAGAATGTACTTTCGGAGTGTTGTTGTTCCGAAATGGAATAAGCCTCTATATTTTGAAGCCGAAAGAATGAGCCAATTCCTTCGGAATGGAATTGGGAAGGATCTGTCTCGATCTTTTCGGCTTCTTTTTCTGCCGTGCCTAAAAGCGCGAGGCAGCCTAAGGAGTCTATGCTTCTGTATATCTCTTGGTCTAATTGCTTCTTAAAATAACGGTATTCGTAGGACCCAGTCTCGTTCGTAGAAGCAGAGACTGAGAAACTCAGTATAAACAGTCCGAATAATAACCGGGAGATCATTAAAAATTTGACCTGACCTAGAATTTACAGGTTCATTATAATTCATTTTTTGCACGGAGTCGAATCTTAAAACCGCAAGAGAGGCATTTCAATTTTTACAAATTTGCTTCATTTATACGCATTTGTTTAACGATTGACTTGGGTCGGTTGGGATGGACCCTGATTGGATATATCCGTGAAATGCGGGCCCGGAAGATTCGTATCGAATAAGGGTCTACTTTTCGGTGTTAGATATATTAGAAAAAAATTATGAACAAGATCGCTTATTTATTAGTGTTTCTTTTTGCATTTCTTGTTTGGGACTGCGCCTCCGAGGAAGTCAAAGAAAATAGAAAGATCGAAAAGATCATGAGAGTTAGAGCCGGGGGAGGGCTTCGACTCAGAGTCGCTCCGAATATTCAGGCCAAGAAAATAGACGTGGTCACCGATGGTGATGCGGTCGAGACTTTTGGTGAAGTAGGAGAAGTTGAAATCCAAGACGGAAAGCAAGGCCGTTGGGTCAAAGTAGTATGGAAGAAAAAAGAAGGGTATGTGTTCGGAGGTTTTCTAGAATCCGTGCACATAAAATAATTCGTGGATTTTTCCTTCCCGCGATTTGTCTTGGCAGAAGTTACCTATTATTAAGGTCATTCTATTGAAACGTTTTTTAAATCGATTCTTACATCATTTCTATTTGGAGAATGCAGCCGGATATTTTGCTGCGGCCACAGCGCTAATCACAACCTATTCCTTGCTAGTCAATCCAAGCTTCGGGATCCTGAATGCTTCTATTATTGAGGAAGGAAAATGGTGGGACGTGGCATTATTTGCCTTTCGTCTATATTCTCCGAGCGAATCCGCTGACGGAAGTATTATGCCTTGGATTTCCATGGCGATCTATTCGTATGTCATCTTCTTTGTAGGAAGAATGATAGAGGAGGATTTGGGATCTCCTAAATTCAATCTATATCTTTGGTCTGCGATCATTCATATCACTATAGGGGCAGTTCTCTCTATTTATTATCCTTTGTACGTAAATACCAGGCTGATCTATGAATGCTTGTTGATCGCACTTGCGATCCGGATGCCGAATGCAGAATTATTCATTCTTCCAATCCGGATGAAATGGATCGGGGCCGCGATTTTTGTCTTCTTAGTGATAGGAAGGTTCGAGGAAGTAAAAATGACCGGTTCTTATCTTCCTTTAGCTGGACTTCTCTTCGGATTTTCGAATTTAGTCTTATTCTTCGGAAAGGATCTATTCTCCTCTTTTCGACAAAACGCCAGAGCCAATTCTTGGGCCGTAAAAAAGAAAGAGCAAGATGTGTTTACGGTGCATCGCTGTTATATTTGCGGAGCGACAGAAGCTACGAATCCTTATTTGGAATTTCGTTATTGCGTAGATTGCACCGATCATGAGTATTGCGAAAATCATTTGCATTCCCATAATCATATCCGATGAATTCCCTCCGGAAAGAATTCGGAATATAGTAACCGGATTGACTTTCTAAAAATCAAAGAGTGAAATTTTCCAGCATTTTGCTCGGGGACAAGTTTTCGGGAACGGTTTATAGGAAAATCCGGTTATGAATCTCGTAATCCAAAGACTTGAAGAAATTTTCGCGTCTATTCCCCTTCCGCTTTTGGATATCTGGGGAAGGTTCGGCTATATAGTCGGGATCTTTCTGATGGTTTCCGCATTTGGCGGATTCACATTCCGTGCCGGTGGAAATTGGAATTTTGGCCGTCAGAGACAAGTCTGGGATGCGCCGGCGTTACTCAGCGTTGCATTTACCTTCGTTCTGATCTTTGTTACCGGTTATATCGGATCCTTTATCGTACTAGTTCCCGGTGCTCAGACCTTTGAGTCGCTCAAGGATCTTTCCGTTTTTGTTTGCATTCTTTTATTCGGATATCCCGCTTTAATTGCAGTGCCTTTTGCTTATGGACTCTCGGATCTGATCGAGGGAGTTCCTCCAAATTTTCTAGCGGACTGGTTCTTAGGTTACTTCATCAATCCTTCCTGCTTCTGGGTAGCATACCAGTTGATCGGAAGGGATCCCGATTTTAGAAGGCCTAAAACTTGGAGCTTATACTTTCTATTCGTAATTATCTTTATGAGCATCGAGCCTCAGCTTTGGGGCTATATCTGCTCGGATAAGTTCACTCCGGAAATCTCATATAGAAACATTACGCCTGCACTCTTCTTTACTACTGGGATTACTTGGGCTTTTGCTCCTTTCGCAGTTCTGATCGCGTATCCTGTATCAAGAAAATATAATTTATTCTGGGCGGAGATCCCGGGACATATCCAAGAGTCTGTTCTGAGTTATAAGGAATGGTATTGGGAGAACGGAAAGAAGCATAAGGACATGCTCGGCTACGGTTGGCCGATCCGAATGTTCTTAGTAGGGCCTTTCATTCTTTTGGTATTGATACTTGTGGGATCCACTGCTTACTTAACTCTCAGAAGTTCGGAGATCGCGGCGGATAAGATGGCTTCTAGGCTACACCAAGAGATCTCGGAGAATATAAATCTTCAATTGGATGCTGCTCTTGCAGGATCTTCTTCTTTGGATTTTCAGAAGATACAAAAACTACTTCATGGCACGAATATCGCACGTAGCGGAAGAGCATTCATCATAGATAGAGAAGGAAAAGAGATCGCTACTTCATTTGCTTCTAAGGAAGAAGATACTCCTTCTATAGAGAGTTCCGATCAAGTGGCAAGAGATGCGGTGCAGGCTCTACTTTTGGATTCAAAGGACTTGAAGAGGATCAAGTCGGCCTTCCAGTTCAGATTCGATGTCGTAACTGCTAAGCCTGTTTCAAGAGAGACTTGGCTCGCTCAGGTAACTCCTTATCAGGATTTGAGCGGGAATATACAATGGATCGTAATCACTGCGATGCCCGCTTCTTATTATTTGGAAGGAGTAAGATTAGGAAATAGCGAATCTGCAAAAGTATTTGCGATCGCATTGCTTCTCTCTTTGTTAGTGGCGGTCTTCTTGGCCGGAGTGGTCACCGCGCCGATCAGCAGGATGTCGGTCGCTAGCCAGGCAATGGCAGAAGGAGATCTAACGCAAAGGGTTCCGACTAGTCGATTGGAGGAATTGGGAACCTTATCCCTTTCTTTCAATCACATGGCGGAACAATTGCAGGACGCCTTTCACCAAATGAAATTGATCGAAGAGAAATTGCTCGAGAGAAATCAATTCATAGAATCCATTCTGGATATTACTCCGGATATACTTTATATCTACGACCTGAAAGAGAGAAAGAACGTTTATAGCAACAACAGCGTTTATAGAATGCTCGGTTACACTATGGAAGACATTAAGGATATGGATTCCAATATAATGCCTCGACTCATGCATCCGGAGGATTTCGAGAATTATAGCAAGAATATTTTCCCAAGATACTTCTCTGCGAGTGATAAGGATCTTATCGAATATCAATACAGATTGAAACATTTGGAAGGGCATTGGATCTGGCTGGTTTCCAGAGCCTTGATCTATCGCCGAGAGCCAGACGGGACTCCGATCCAGATCTTCGGGATTGCG
Above is a window of Leptospira semungkisensis DNA encoding:
- a CDS encoding LIC13259/LIC11441 family protein, encoding MRNVFAYIATASVVSVAAPTTIETSELRLFQRLTVFHEQLLSSDEKRTNPKGLVNLIRDAKDKVQVARVLYAKALTFAELLEKARSREEQEFLFAELCYTLKDIAPKFEFHAFYCPSTHKTWIAKGEKVRNPYLSDARESGTILN
- a CDS encoding SH3 domain-containing protein, whose amino-acid sequence is MNKIAYLLVFLFAFLVWDCASEEVKENRKIEKIMRVRAGGGLRLRVAPNIQAKKIDVVTDGDAVETFGEVGEVEIQDGKQGRWVKVVWKKKEGYVFGGFLESVHIK
- a CDS encoding ATP-binding protein, which produces MNLVIQRLEEIFASIPLPLLDIWGRFGYIVGIFLMVSAFGGFTFRAGGNWNFGRQRQVWDAPALLSVAFTFVLIFVTGYIGSFIVLVPGAQTFESLKDLSVFVCILLFGYPALIAVPFAYGLSDLIEGVPPNFLADWFLGYFINPSCFWVAYQLIGRDPDFRRPKTWSLYFLFVIIFMSIEPQLWGYICSDKFTPEISYRNITPALFFTTGITWAFAPFAVLIAYPVSRKYNLFWAEIPGHIQESVLSYKEWYWENGKKHKDMLGYGWPIRMFLVGPFILLVLILVGSTAYLTLRSSEIAADKMASRLHQEISENINLQLDAALAGSSSLDFQKIQKLLHGTNIARSGRAFIIDREGKEIATSFASKEEDTPSIESSDQVARDAVQALLLDSKDLKRIKSAFQFRFDVVTAKPVSRETWLAQVTPYQDLSGNIQWIVITAMPASYYLEGVRLGNSESAKVFAIALLLSLLVAVFLAGVVTAPISRMSVASQAMAEGDLTQRVPTSRLEELGTLSLSFNHMAEQLQDAFHQMKLIEEKLLERNQFIESILDITPDILYIYDLKERKNVYSNNSVYRMLGYTMEDIKDMDSNIMPRLMHPEDFENYSKNIFPRYFSASDKDLIEYQYRLKHLEGHWIWLVSRALIYRREPDGTPIQIFGIANDITKNKQAEEMILDLNANLEKRIDIRTEELKKSNSDLVEAVEYQKSIMKELRETQGQLLLSEKLAALGQLAAGMTHELNTPLGAIVSSNRAIIDILYTEIKEIPDLILNLDTEERANFKILLDESLKETSQLEILPNRSLRKEMISNLKEWNIPNPESVSNLILEMGLHSLGNRLPDLLRGRNSLKTLNAVSSIASVVRLSNVISIATGKASYVVDALKHYLNPGDKQQQPEDEISPIDIEAEIETILTLYHNKIKFGVEIVKRYETKEKCFGDANKLNQVWINLLNNGLQAINYEGKIEISIEKTENWVVVSFIDFGSGIPKEIQAKIFDPFFTTKKPGEGIGLGLDISKKIVEKIGGKIEFESRPGRTKFSVWLKSVNSEKGEPIGNQD